Proteins co-encoded in one Halorussus lipolyticus genomic window:
- a CDS encoding helix-turn-helix domain-containing protein, producing MHEAVLGIEHPGAYSSATAGTDTTVELWCNDHCDLLHVGGSEAESVVAHVEDAVGVRERIAEGDERLLITDACLKEHGDDPIEATLAEHDCLLVPPLRYAEGRKWCRVLALDAGNLTAFYRDVSAEFPVVVDSKREVASVRADRPLLTLDSALPDLSPRQHEALLTAVEMGYYRIPRDATTAEVAGKLGVERRTFEEHLRRAENKVVAGLAQYL from the coding sequence ATGCACGAAGCGGTCCTCGGAATCGAACACCCCGGCGCGTACTCGTCTGCCACCGCGGGCACCGACACCACGGTCGAACTCTGGTGCAACGACCACTGCGACCTGCTTCACGTCGGCGGGTCGGAGGCCGAATCGGTCGTCGCCCACGTCGAGGACGCGGTGGGCGTCCGGGAGCGAATCGCGGAGGGCGACGAGCGCCTGCTCATCACCGACGCCTGTCTGAAAGAACACGGCGACGACCCAATCGAGGCCACGCTGGCCGAACACGACTGTCTCCTCGTGCCGCCCCTGCGGTACGCCGAGGGCCGGAAGTGGTGCCGGGTGCTGGCGCTCGACGCCGGGAACCTGACCGCGTTCTACCGGGACGTGTCTGCGGAGTTCCCGGTGGTCGTGGACTCGAAGCGCGAGGTGGCGTCGGTCCGGGCCGACCGGCCCCTGCTGACCCTCGACTCGGCCCTGCCGGACCTCTCGCCCCGACAGCACGAGGCCCTGCTGACCGCGGTCGAGATGGGCTACTACCGGATTCCCCGCGACGCGACTACCGCCGAAGTTGCCGGCAAGTTGGGCGTCGAGCGCCGGACCTTCGAGGAGCATCTTCGACGGGCGGAGAACAAAGTCGTCGCCGGGTTGGCACAGTACCTCTGA
- the hutU gene encoding urocanate hydratase, whose translation MSEGQPEQQAEEDGEADEATGESEWSVGEPSDQWREYQGAPTGTDIECEGWRQEAALRMLNNNLDPEVAEKPEDLVVYGGTGRAARSWDAYDALLAELRELDDDETLLVQSGKPVGRFETHEKAPRVLIANSNLVGKWDDWEHFHELEAKGLIMYGQMTAGSWAYIGTQGIIQGTYETLAELGEQHYPDRNGLEGKIVVTGGLGGMGGAQPLAVTMNHGVCISAEVDEERIDRRIETGYCQDKTDDLDEAIEKAKQAAEKGEPYSVGVHINAADMLEGMLERGFVPDVITDQTSAHDELEGYYPSGYTVAEADQLRDENPEKYVEESLDTMERHVQGILDMQDEGAIAFEYGNNIRGQVKEHRNLEEAFDYPGFVPAYIRPLFCRGKGPFRWAALSGDPEDIHRTDEAVKELFPEKDHLHRWIDLAQEQVEFQGLPSRVCWLGYQADGGDGNDGDGGDDEDNLTERARFALRINELVAEGEISAPVVVTRDHLDAGSVASPNRETEAMKDGSDAIADWPILNALLNCAAGADIVSVHDGGGVGIGNALHTNNHVVLDGSDLAEEKARRVFTTDPGMGVIRHADAGYDEALAEADESNVAVPMRDHE comes from the coding sequence ATGAGCGAAGGCCAACCGGAACAGCAAGCCGAAGAAGACGGCGAGGCCGACGAGGCCACGGGCGAGTCCGAGTGGAGCGTCGGCGAACCCAGCGACCAGTGGCGCGAGTATCAGGGTGCGCCGACCGGCACCGACATCGAGTGCGAGGGGTGGCGACAGGAGGCCGCCCTCCGAATGCTGAACAACAACCTCGACCCCGAAGTCGCCGAGAAACCCGAGGACCTCGTGGTCTACGGCGGCACCGGTCGGGCCGCCCGGTCGTGGGACGCCTACGACGCCCTCCTCGCCGAACTCCGCGAACTGGACGACGACGAGACCTTACTCGTCCAGTCGGGCAAACCGGTCGGTCGATTCGAGACGCACGAGAAAGCCCCCAGAGTCCTCATCGCCAACTCCAACCTCGTGGGCAAGTGGGACGACTGGGAACACTTCCACGAACTCGAAGCGAAGGGCCTCATCATGTACGGCCAGATGACCGCCGGGTCGTGGGCCTACATCGGCACACAGGGAATCATCCAAGGGACCTACGAGACCCTCGCCGAACTCGGCGAACAGCACTACCCCGACCGGAACGGTCTCGAAGGCAAAATCGTCGTCACCGGCGGCCTCGGCGGCATGGGCGGTGCCCAACCCCTCGCGGTCACGATGAACCACGGCGTCTGCATCTCTGCCGAAGTAGACGAGGAGCGCATCGACCGCAGAATCGAGACCGGGTACTGTCAGGACAAGACCGACGACTTGGACGAGGCAATCGAGAAGGCCAAACAGGCCGCCGAGAAAGGCGAACCCTACTCGGTCGGCGTCCACATCAACGCCGCGGACATGCTGGAAGGGATGCTCGAACGCGGCTTCGTCCCCGACGTAATCACCGACCAGACAAGCGCCCACGACGAGTTGGAAGGCTACTACCCCTCGGGCTACACCGTGGCCGAGGCCGACCAACTCCGAGACGAAAATCCCGAAAAGTACGTCGAAGAAAGCCTCGACACGATGGAGCGCCACGTCCAAGGAATCCTCGACATGCAGGACGAGGGAGCCATTGCCTTCGAGTACGGCAACAACATCCGCGGGCAGGTGAAGGAACACCGGAATCTGGAGGAGGCCTTCGACTACCCCGGATTCGTCCCGGCCTACATCCGACCGCTGTTCTGCAGAGGGAAGGGACCCTTCCGGTGGGCCGCGCTGTCGGGCGACCCCGAGGACATCCATCGAACCGACGAGGCCGTCAAGGAACTGTTCCCCGAGAAGGACCACCTCCATCGCTGGATAGACCTCGCCCAAGAGCAGGTCGAGTTCCAAGGACTCCCCTCTCGCGTCTGCTGGTTGGGCTATCAGGCAGACGGCGGAGACGGGAATGACGGAGACGGCGGAGACGACGAGGACAATCTGACCGAGCGCGCCCGGTTCGCGCTCCGAATCAACGAACTCGTCGCCGAGGGAGAAATCTCGGCCCCAGTCGTGGTGACCCGCGACCACTTGGACGCCGGGAGCGTGGCGAGTCCGAACCGCGAGACAGAGGCCATGAAAGACGGCTCTGACGCCATCGCGGACTGGCCGATTCTGAACGCCCTGCTGAACTGCGCCGCCGGGGCCGACATCGTGTCGGTCCACGACGGCGGCGGAGTCGGCATCGGCAACGCGCTCCACACGAACAACCACGTCGTGCTGGACGGGTCGGACCTCGCCGAGGAGAAGGCCCGGCGCGTCTTCACCACCGACCCCGGAATGGGCGTGATTCGCCACGCCGACGCTGGCTACGACGAGGCGCTCGCAGAGGCCGACGAGTCGAACGTCGCGGTACCGATGCGGGACCACGAATGA
- the hutG gene encoding formimidoylglutamase, producing MTECEHTFNWMGPSNDSNDEQFGHVVELASIAEADRFDAVLVGEPFDRAVIGRKGASEGPAALRQHLAGTKTHHFDAGPVGSIADLGDVTLGDGEEDSGSVADLQERVRTITEQVHDADAFPVFLGGDNSMTYPNAVPLLEEDTLGVLNFDAHLDVREVGDDPTSGTPYRQLYEEGLDAYACVGARHFETSTNYAEYVRGQGGEVVTAEEVGDDEVAAIDRALDSLGDVDQIYVSVDLDVLEASAAPGVSAPTPGGITTRELFRMLRLLGAEDRLAGFEVVECAPGLESGTANLTATAGARAIAHLLSARPKESSRSHRSEGQR from the coding sequence ATGACTGAGTGCGAACACACCTTCAATTGGATGGGACCCTCGAACGATTCGAACGACGAGCAGTTCGGCCACGTGGTCGAACTGGCGAGTATCGCTGAGGCCGACCGCTTCGACGCCGTGCTGGTCGGGGAACCGTTCGACCGGGCGGTCATCGGTCGAAAGGGCGCGAGCGAGGGACCGGCGGCGCTCCGCCAGCACCTCGCCGGGACCAAGACCCACCACTTCGACGCCGGGCCGGTGGGGTCCATCGCGGACCTCGGGGACGTGACCCTCGGCGACGGAGAGGAGGACTCTGGTTCTGTCGCCGACCTGCAGGAGCGCGTCCGGACCATCACCGAACAGGTCCACGACGCCGACGCCTTCCCGGTCTTCCTCGGGGGCGACAACTCGATGACCTACCCGAACGCTGTCCCCCTGCTGGAGGAGGACACCCTCGGCGTCCTCAACTTCGACGCCCACCTCGACGTTCGAGAGGTCGGCGACGACCCGACCAGCGGGACGCCCTACCGCCAACTCTACGAGGAGGGTCTCGATGCCTACGCCTGCGTCGGTGCCCGGCACTTCGAGACCTCGACCAACTACGCCGAGTACGTCCGCGGACAGGGCGGCGAGGTGGTCACGGCCGAGGAGGTCGGCGACGACGAAGTGGCGGCAATCGACCGGGCGCTCGATTCGCTCGGCGACGTGGACCAGATTTACGTCAGCGTGGATTTGGACGTGTTGGAGGCCTCGGCCGCACCCGGTGTGAGCGCGCCGACTCCCGGCGGCATCACGACCCGCGAACTGTTCCGGATGCTCCGACTGCTCGGTGCCGAGGACCGACTCGCCGGGTTCGAGGTCGTGGAGTGCGCGCCGGGCCTCGAATCGGGCACCGCGAACCTGACCGCGACCGCCGGAGCGAGAGCAATCGCCCACCTGCTGAGTGCCCGGCCGAAGGAATCCAGTCGGTCCCACCGCTCGGAGGGTCAGCGATGA
- the hutI gene encoding imidazolonepropionase, translating to MTLTAVVHDAAEIVTLEETEAEGEEGGYDLGIYEDAAIAIEDGKVARVGPTGPVTREFPPENAVHDVDATGKSVIPGFVDPHTHALFAGDRSDEFEAKLRGKTYQEILEDGGGILRTVRATREAGDEQLLDNLLGHLDTMLAHGTTTVEVKSGYGLDTETELRMLDIIDRADDSHPVDVVPTFMGAHAVPEDRETDEYVEEVVNDQIPEVESQGIAQFCDVFCEEGVFDVDQSRRVLEAGKEAGLTPKVHAEELAHIGGTQLAAEVGATSADHLLHSTDEDISALVESDVVPVLLPGTAFGLGAEYADARQFIEAGADVAIATDFNPNCYSQSMGFASSLACVEMGMTPAEALVASTTNAAAALDRPESVGTLREGSPGDMAILDAPTHVHVPYNFGVNAVETVLKDGEVVHRD from the coding sequence ATGACGCTCACGGCAGTCGTCCACGACGCCGCCGAAATCGTCACGCTCGAAGAAACCGAGGCCGAAGGTGAGGAGGGCGGTTACGACCTCGGCATCTACGAGGACGCCGCCATCGCAATCGAAGACGGGAAGGTCGCTCGGGTCGGCCCGACCGGTCCCGTCACCCGCGAGTTCCCGCCGGAGAACGCGGTCCACGACGTGGACGCCACCGGCAAATCGGTGATTCCGGGGTTCGTGGACCCGCACACTCACGCCCTCTTTGCTGGCGACCGGTCCGACGAGTTCGAGGCCAAACTGCGGGGCAAGACCTATCAGGAGATTCTCGAAGACGGCGGCGGCATCCTCCGGACCGTCAGGGCGACCCGCGAGGCGGGAGACGAGCAACTGCTCGACAACCTGCTCGGGCACCTCGACACGATGCTGGCCCACGGGACTACCACAGTCGAAGTCAAATCCGGCTACGGTCTCGACACCGAGACCGAACTCCGGATGCTCGACATCATCGACCGAGCGGACGATTCGCATCCGGTGGACGTGGTTCCGACCTTCATGGGTGCCCACGCGGTGCCGGAGGACAGGGAGACAGACGAGTACGTCGAGGAGGTCGTGAACGACCAGATTCCCGAAGTCGAATCGCAGGGCATCGCCCAGTTCTGCGACGTGTTCTGCGAGGAGGGCGTCTTCGACGTGGACCAGTCCCGCAGAGTGCTGGAAGCCGGGAAGGAGGCCGGACTGACCCCGAAGGTCCACGCCGAGGAGTTGGCCCACATCGGCGGGACCCAGTTGGCGGCCGAAGTCGGAGCGACGAGCGCCGACCACCTCCTCCACTCGACCGACGAGGACATCTCTGCGCTAGTCGAATCCGACGTGGTGCCGGTCCTGCTCCCCGGCACCGCCTTCGGCCTCGGCGCGGAGTACGCCGACGCCCGGCAGTTCATCGAGGCCGGGGCGGACGTGGCGATAGCGACCGACTTCAACCCCAACTGCTACAGTCAGAGCATGGGCTTCGCGTCCTCGCTGGCCTGCGTCGAGATGGGGATGACCCCCGCCGAGGCCCTCGTGGCTTCGACCACTAACGCGGCCGCCGCGCTCGACCGGCCCGAATCGGTCGGGACCTTGCGGGAGGGGTCGCCCGGTGACATGGCGATTCTCGACGCGCCGACCCACGTCCACGTGCCCTACAACTTCGGCGTGAACGCGGTCGAGACAGTCCTGAAGGACGGGGAGGTGGTTCACCGTGACTGA
- the hutH gene encoding histidine ammonia-lyase, with the protein MTDSNSDADPDSGPNADPEPVRADGESLVPEDVALVAREDARVVVPESAREEVRTARERVEEVVESGDPVYGVNTGFGELVDQRIPREDVEQLQLNLVRSHAAGAGRELDREEVRALLLGRLNALVKGYSGVRESVVDLLVGMLNEGVHPVVKSRGSLGASGDLAPLAHLALVLVGEGEAEVETAEGTERMAGAEALSAVGLEPLTLRAKEGIALINGTQLSVGLAALAVVDAERAVRAGDVAGALTTEVTMGTTASCDQSIAAVRPHEGHAESARNVKRLTAESEIVESHRNCDRVQDAYSIRCLPQVHGAVRDAIAHLREAVEVELNSATDNPLIFDAADADERASGTENAAVLSGGNFHGDPLALPLDYLTNAITELAAICERRVDRMLNPNVQEPHLPPFLTEGSGLRSGYMIAQYTAAALVNENRATGRPSMDNTPVSGNQEDHVSMSAQSAFDARSAVENASTVVGIELLCGAQAADFIDEDLAHGVGTGAAYQAVRDVVPPLVEDRPIHDDIESADALVWSGLLEERVEDALDESLA; encoded by the coding sequence GTGACTGATTCGAATTCCGACGCTGACCCCGACTCGGGACCGAACGCCGACCCGGAACCGGTCCGCGCCGACGGGGAGAGTCTAGTGCCGGAGGACGTGGCGCTGGTCGCCCGAGAGGACGCCCGAGTCGTCGTGCCCGAGTCGGCCCGCGAGGAGGTCCGGACCGCCCGCGAGCGCGTCGAGGAGGTCGTCGAGAGCGGCGACCCCGTGTACGGCGTGAACACCGGGTTCGGCGAACTCGTGGACCAGCGCATCCCCCGCGAGGACGTAGAGCAGTTGCAGTTGAACTTGGTCCGAAGCCACGCCGCCGGGGCGGGCCGGGAGTTGGACCGCGAGGAGGTCCGGGCGTTGCTTTTGGGGCGACTCAACGCCTTAGTCAAGGGTTACTCGGGGGTTCGGGAGAGCGTCGTGGACCTCCTCGTCGGGATGCTCAACGAGGGGGTTCACCCCGTGGTCAAATCTCGGGGGAGTCTGGGCGCAAGCGGGGACCTCGCACCCCTCGCTCACCTCGCGCTGGTGCTGGTCGGCGAGGGCGAGGCCGAAGTCGAGACGGCCGAGGGAACCGAGCGCATGGCCGGCGCAGAGGCCCTCTCTGCGGTCGGTCTCGAACCCCTCACGCTCCGGGCGAAGGAGGGCATCGCGCTCATCAACGGGACCCAGTTGTCGGTCGGACTGGCGGCGCTGGCGGTCGTGGACGCCGAGCGAGCGGTCCGGGCCGGCGACGTGGCCGGGGCGCTCACCACCGAGGTCACGATGGGGACCACCGCCTCCTGCGACCAGTCGATTGCGGCAGTCAGGCCTCACGAAGGGCACGCCGAGAGCGCCCGGAACGTCAAGCGACTGACCGCCGAGTCCGAAATCGTGGAGTCCCACCGCAACTGCGACCGGGTGCAGGACGCCTACTCGATTCGGTGCCTGCCGCAGGTCCACGGCGCGGTCCGGGACGCGATTGCCCACCTCCGGGAGGCCGTCGAAGTCGAACTGAACAGCGCGACCGACAACCCGCTCATCTTCGACGCGGCGGACGCCGACGAGCGCGCTTCGGGGACCGAGAACGCCGCGGTCCTATCGGGCGGGAACTTCCACGGCGACCCGCTCGCGCTCCCGCTGGACTACCTCACGAACGCGATTACCGAGTTGGCGGCCATCTGCGAGCGCCGGGTCGATAGGATGCTGAACCCGAACGTGCAGGAACCCCACTTGCCGCCATTCCTGACCGAGGGAAGCGGCCTGCGCTCGGGGTACATGATTGCCCAGTACACCGCGGCGGCGCTGGTCAACGAGAATCGAGCGACAGGGCGGCCCTCGATGGACAACACGCCGGTCAGCGGGAATCAGGAGGACCACGTGAGCATGAGCGCCCAGTCGGCGTTCGACGCTCGGTCTGCGGTCGAGAACGCGAGTACGGTGGTCGGCATCGAACTGCTCTGCGGCGCGCAGGCCGCGGACTTCATAGACGAGGACCTCGCCCACGGCGTCGGCACCGGCGCGGCGTATCAGGCGGTCCGGGACGTAGTGCCGCCGCTGGTCGAGGACAGGCCGATTCACGACGACATCGAGAGCGCCGACGCGCTGGTCTGGTCGGGACTGCTCGAGGAGCGAGTCGAAGACGCACTCGACGAATCGCTGGCCTGA
- a CDS encoding DoxX family membrane protein has translation MSTRELEAELFGRRTNFTYSETWVGYALLALRLVMGWTLFYAGITKVLDPSWSAKGFLLNAIPAGNPFGGLWTTLANDWLWLIDPLNQWGLTLVGLALLLGAFVRWSAFWGAVMMVFYWAASLPLANGLVIDSHIVYAMLLFGLGAFGAGRILGLDEFLEDAEFAKRNRWLRYLMG, from the coding sequence ATGTCCACTCGTGAACTCGAAGCCGAACTGTTCGGGCGGCGCACCAATTTCACGTACTCCGAGACGTGGGTCGGGTACGCCCTGCTGGCCCTGCGTCTGGTGATGGGGTGGACGCTGTTCTACGCCGGCATCACGAAGGTCCTCGACCCCTCGTGGTCCGCCAAGGGCTTCCTGCTCAACGCGATTCCGGCGGGCAACCCCTTCGGCGGTCTCTGGACCACGCTGGCCAACGACTGGTTGTGGCTCATCGACCCGCTCAACCAGTGGGGCCTGACGCTGGTCGGACTCGCGCTCCTGCTCGGCGCGTTCGTCCGCTGGAGCGCGTTCTGGGGCGCGGTGATGATGGTGTTCTACTGGGCGGCGAGCCTGCCGCTGGCGAACGGCCTCGTCATCGACTCACACATCGTCTACGCGATGCTCCTGTTCGGTCTCGGGGCGTTCGGCGCGGGCCGCATCCTCGGCCTCGACGAGTTCCTCGAAGACGCGGAGTTCGCAAAACGGAACCGTTGGCTCCGGTACCTGATGGGTTGA
- a CDS encoding universal stress protein, whose product MYRILAAIGTDEERAVEQARAIADLPRNGDVAVTLFHDFADDNPEGASVQQVAAVRRAAELLEDEDIEVDYAESSGDAVRAVLETADDIGADLLCLAPRKRSPTGKAIFGSVTQQVILEADRPVLVVGADGAGE is encoded by the coding sequence ATGTACCGAATCTTGGCCGCCATCGGCACCGACGAGGAGCGCGCGGTAGAGCAAGCCAGAGCCATCGCCGACCTGCCCCGGAACGGCGACGTGGCGGTGACGCTGTTCCACGACTTCGCCGACGACAATCCCGAGGGCGCGTCGGTCCAGCAGGTCGCGGCGGTGCGCCGGGCCGCGGAACTCCTCGAAGACGAGGACATCGAGGTAGACTACGCCGAGTCGAGCGGTGACGCTGTCCGGGCGGTCCTCGAAACCGCCGACGACATCGGGGCCGACCTGTTGTGTCTGGCCCCCCGAAAGCGGTCGCCGACCGGCAAGGCCATCTTCGGGAGCGTCACCCAGCAGGTGATTTTGGAGGCCGACCGGCCGGTGCTGGTGGTCGGCGCAGACGGCGCGGGCGAGTAG
- a CDS encoding RPA family protein: MSGTPTREVARRVFAGEFNDATHTFKESDEERAPLYALLPTGERANRIFIVGTLTETEDVGEDSEYWQGRVVDPNGDPFFVYAGQYQPEAASMLRELEPPAYVAITGKPRTYETDDGNVNVSVRPESITQVDADTRDRWVVETAEQTLDRIESFDPEVNEYDGMVESEYDRPLETYRQLVISALESLEDMPSGDDGSADDPESADAAENADAAEDAADAEPGPQA, from the coding sequence ATGTCTGGAACACCCACCCGAGAGGTCGCCCGCCGCGTGTTCGCCGGCGAGTTCAACGACGCGACCCACACGTTCAAGGAATCGGACGAGGAGCGCGCGCCGCTGTACGCCCTACTGCCGACGGGCGAGCGAGCGAATCGAATCTTCATCGTCGGCACGCTGACCGAAACCGAGGACGTCGGCGAGGACAGCGAGTACTGGCAGGGCCGCGTCGTGGACCCGAACGGCGACCCGTTCTTCGTCTACGCCGGCCAGTACCAACCCGAGGCCGCGAGCATGCTCCGAGAACTCGAACCGCCCGCCTACGTGGCGATTACGGGCAAGCCCCGGACCTACGAAACCGACGACGGCAACGTCAATGTCTCCGTGCGGCCCGAGTCCATCACGCAGGTTGACGCCGACACTCGGGACCGCTGGGTAGTCGAGACGGCAGAGCAGACCCTCGACCGCATCGAGTCGTTCGACCCCGAGGTCAACGAGTACGACGGGATGGTCGAGTCGGAGTACGACCGGCCGCTCGAAACCTACCGCCAACTCGTCATCTCGGCGCTCGAAAGCCTCGAAGACATGCCCAGTGGCGACGACGGGTCGGCAGACGACCCCGAATCCGCCGATGCGGCCGAAAACGCTGACGCGGCCGAGGACGCCGCCGACGCCGAACCCGGCCCGCAGGCCTGA
- a CDS encoding replication factor A (Replication protein A protects and stabilize the intermediate ssDNA that is generated by the unwinding action of a DNA helicase at the replication fork. In addition, SSBs prevent the formation of secondary structures by single-stranded template DNA.), with translation MSDVRQHAEEIREQFSEHLDLTADDIEERLDNLVNEYRVPLEEARRSVVSHYLDEAGLERDDIRSGGGGGTEEVNVEDVTEDEQWLGLTAKVVDLWEPRSDAVGQVGLLGDETGTIKFTKWADSDLPELEDGAVYRFGNLVSDEYQGDYSVKLNRTTTIEEVDEDIEVGDDSAEVEGALVDIQSGSGLIKRCPNEDCTRVLQNGRCSEHGEVEGEFDLRIKGVIDDGTEVHKVIFDKDATEELTDIGLEEAQDMAMDALDTTVVAEEMREKTLGLYYRVSGPTMGRYLLVNEMEELAGPTDAEEVLIKARSM, from the coding sequence ATGAGCGATGTGCGCCAGCACGCCGAAGAAATACGCGAACAGTTCTCCGAGCATCTCGACCTGACAGCCGACGACATCGAGGAGCGCCTCGACAACCTCGTCAACGAGTACCGGGTGCCTCTCGAGGAGGCCCGCCGGAGCGTCGTCAGCCACTACCTCGACGAAGCCGGATTGGAGCGCGACGACATCCGGAGCGGCGGTGGCGGCGGCACCGAGGAGGTCAACGTCGAGGACGTGACCGAGGACGAGCAGTGGCTCGGCCTCACAGCCAAAGTCGTGGACCTCTGGGAACCCCGGAGCGATGCGGTCGGGCAGGTCGGACTGCTCGGCGACGAAACGGGCACCATCAAGTTCACCAAGTGGGCCGACTCCGACCTCCCCGAACTGGAGGACGGTGCGGTCTACCGCTTCGGAAACCTCGTCTCCGACGAGTATCAGGGCGACTACTCGGTGAAACTCAACCGGACGACCACCATCGAGGAGGTCGATGAAGACATCGAAGTCGGCGACGACTCGGCCGAGGTCGAAGGCGCGCTGGTGGACATCCAGAGTGGGTCCGGACTCATCAAACGCTGTCCGAACGAGGACTGCACCCGCGTCCTCCAGAACGGGCGGTGTTCCGAACACGGCGAAGTCGAAGGCGAGTTCGACCTCCGCATCAAGGGTGTCATCGACGACGGCACCGAGGTCCACAAGGTTATCTTCGACAAGGACGCCACCGAGGAGTTGACCGACATCGGTCTCGAAGAAGCACAGGACATGGCGATGGACGCCCTCGACACCACCGTCGTCGCCGAGGAGATGCGCGAGAAGACCCTCGGTCTCTACTACCGCGTATCCGGGCCGACGATGGGCCGGTATCTGTTGGTCAACGAGATGGAGGAACTCGCCGGGCCGACGGATGCCGAGGAAGTGCTGATTAAAGCGAGGTCGATGTGA
- a CDS encoding DUF7322 domain-containing protein → MFFGPPSREDEEADRNIRRALGEGSAETLKAFALLAVLLQAAVLGVALGTMLVAFRGQRLVGGSLILAGLLGLGVAGAVYRQFQRRTVT, encoded by the coding sequence ATGTTCTTCGGACCGCCCTCCCGAGAGGACGAGGAGGCCGACCGAAATATCCGGCGGGCGCTCGGGGAGGGGTCGGCGGAGACGCTCAAAGCGTTCGCTCTGCTGGCGGTCCTGCTTCAGGCCGCCGTCCTCGGAGTCGCGCTCGGGACCATGCTCGTCGCGTTCCGCGGCCAGCGACTGGTCGGTGGTTCGCTGATACTCGCCGGACTCCTCGGACTCGGCGTCGCGGGAGCGGTCTACCGGCAGTTCCAGCGTCGGACCGTGACTTGA
- a CDS encoding DUF7091 family protein, with protein sequence MDDRLESFLRSKIRSAGRQYADAKRAYANARKAALADLPQDDEGRARIVCRRYAERRAVELDTEARPVCFDPDHPDCEGCVRDVRDGRIETW encoded by the coding sequence ATGGACGACCGCCTCGAAAGTTTCCTCCGCTCGAAGATTCGGTCCGCGGGGCGTCAGTACGCCGACGCCAAGCGGGCCTACGCTAACGCCCGGAAGGCCGCGCTGGCGGACCTGCCCCAAGACGACGAGGGCAGGGCCAGAATCGTCTGTCGGCGGTACGCCGAGCGCCGGGCCGTCGAGTTGGACACCGAGGCCCGCCCGGTCTGCTTCGACCCCGACCACCCCGACTGCGAGGGATGCGTCCGAGACGTGCGCGACGGCCGAATCGAGACGTGGTAG
- a CDS encoding mannose-1-phosphate guanylyltransferase produces the protein MSASDSEDPSDSLDRPVVALVMAGGTGTRLYPASRSDRPKQFLSLGANGDESLLSQTVSRLRFADEIYVSTADSHADRVREEAPEAGVLAEPEAKDTGPALVYAAHRIRQQVGECVLLCVPSDHLIRGDFESTARRAVRSAVETRGLVAFGVEPTRPATGYGYIQPGASGSEWAEIEQFHEKPDDETASQFVDDGFYWNAGLFAWTPEALLREARDSPLGPLVTTLEEGEPERGFREIEPVSIDYAVMERTDDAYVVPADFEWDDVGAWDAIERVVETDEDGNAILGEGLAIDAADNVIAGDDETHISAVGVEGLVVAAYGDRVLVAPKADAQRVREVVAKLRERGEF, from the coding sequence ATGTCGGCGTCCGATTCCGAGGACCCGAGCGATTCGCTCGACAGGCCCGTCGTCGCGCTGGTGATGGCCGGAGGCACCGGAACTCGCCTCTACCCCGCGAGCAGGTCCGACCGGCCCAAGCAGTTCCTCTCGCTCGGGGCGAACGGCGACGAGTCGCTCTTGTCCCAGACCGTCTCGCGCCTGCGCTTCGCCGACGAAATCTACGTCTCGACCGCCGACTCTCACGCCGACAGGGTGCGCGAGGAGGCCCCCGAGGCGGGCGTCCTCGCCGAACCCGAGGCCAAGGACACCGGCCCGGCGCTGGTCTACGCGGCCCACCGCATCCGCCAGCAGGTCGGCGAGTGCGTCCTGCTGTGCGTCCCGAGCGACCACCTGATTCGGGGCGACTTCGAGTCAACAGCCCGCCGGGCAGTCCGCAGTGCAGTCGAAACGCGGGGGTTGGTCGCGTTCGGCGTGGAACCGACCCGACCTGCCACGGGATACGGGTACATCCAACCGGGCGCTTCGGGCAGTGAATGGGCCGAAATCGAGCAGTTCCACGAGAAGCCCGACGACGAGACCGCCAGCCAGTTCGTAGACGACGGTTTCTACTGGAACGCGGGACTGTTCGCGTGGACGCCCGAGGCCCTCCTCCGGGAGGCCCGCGACTCGCCGCTCGGTCCGCTCGTAACGACCTTAGAGGAGGGGGAACCCGAGCGCGGATTCCGCGAAATCGAACCGGTCAGCATCGACTACGCGGTGATGGAGCGGACCGACGACGCTTACGTCGTGCCCGCCGACTTCGAGTGGGACGACGTGGGCGCGTGGGACGCAATCGAGCGCGTGGTCGAAACCGACGAGGACGGGAACGCGATTCTGGGCGAGGGCCTCGCCATCGACGCCGCGGACAACGTGATTGCAGGGGACGACGAGACCCACATCAGCGCGGTCGGCGTCGAGGGACTGGTCGTCGCGGCCTATGGCGACCGGGTGCTGGTCGCGCCGAAAGCGGATGCTCAGCGAGTTCGAGAGGTTGTGGCGAAACTGCGCGAGCGAGGCGAGTTTTAG